The following proteins are co-located in the bacterium genome:
- the rpoZ gene encoding DNA-directed RNA polymerase subunit omega, producing the protein MARITVEDCLEKVPNRFELVLVGARRAKQLLKGARPLVESDNKEVVTALREIAAGEVEFEYPERE; encoded by the coding sequence ATGGCTCGCATCACGGTTGAAGATTGTCTGGAGAAGGTGCCGAATCGCTTCGAGTTGGTGCTCGTCGGTGCCCGCCGCGCCAAGCAGCTCCTGAAGGGGGCCCGGCCGCTGGTCGAGAGCGACAACAAGGAAGTGGTGACGGCGCTGCGGGAGATCGCCGCTGGCGAAGTCGAGTTCGAATACCCCGAACGGGAGTGA
- the xseA gene encoding exodeoxyribonuclease VII large subunit, whose product MRDSVATGTRVPVLRVSELNRLLRTCLEADVPEVWVAGEISNLKVHTSGHCYFRLKDADGQIAAVMFRSAARLLRFKPQDGLAVLAHGRVSIYEVRGDLQLYVDAIEPRGVGGAQLALEQLKRRLAEEGLFASERKRPLPYWPRRVGVVTALSGAAVHDIVTTLRGRLPGVRVVLRPVRVQGDLAGADIVAALDDLGREAEVDVIIVGRGGGSIEDLWAFNEERVARAIAAAPVPVVSAVGHEIDVTLADLAADCRAATPTAAAAMVVPEARQLAALLSRRADAMAAALLSSLRRGRERVTALARHVRDPRQTLVRQRLRIDELADRGARGIAGTLRAARARLAAAAERLQALSPLAVLERGYAIAHRGDDGQVVRSAAEIAPGDELDVRFRRGAARVRVERVEQEGGIGTATGRGG is encoded by the coding sequence ATGCGGGACTCGGTCGCCACCGGGACGCGCGTCCCGGTACTGCGCGTCTCCGAGCTCAACCGGCTGCTGCGCACCTGCCTGGAGGCCGACGTTCCCGAGGTATGGGTGGCGGGCGAGATCTCCAACCTGAAGGTGCACACCTCGGGGCACTGCTACTTCCGGCTGAAGGATGCCGACGGGCAGATCGCGGCGGTGATGTTCCGCTCCGCCGCGCGCCTGCTGCGGTTCAAGCCGCAGGACGGGCTCGCCGTGCTCGCCCACGGACGGGTCAGCATCTACGAGGTGCGCGGGGATCTGCAGCTCTACGTCGACGCCATCGAGCCGCGCGGCGTCGGCGGCGCCCAACTCGCCCTCGAGCAGCTGAAGCGGCGCCTGGCCGAGGAGGGGCTCTTCGCCAGCGAGCGCAAGCGCCCGCTGCCGTACTGGCCGCGGCGCGTCGGGGTGGTGACGGCGCTCAGCGGCGCCGCCGTCCACGACATCGTCACCACCCTGCGCGGCCGCCTGCCGGGCGTGCGCGTCGTGCTGCGGCCGGTGCGCGTGCAGGGCGACCTCGCCGGCGCCGACATCGTGGCGGCCCTGGACGACCTGGGGCGCGAGGCGGAGGTGGACGTCATCATCGTCGGACGCGGCGGCGGGTCGATCGAGGATCTCTGGGCGTTCAACGAGGAGCGGGTCGCGCGCGCCATCGCCGCCGCGCCGGTGCCGGTCGTCTCGGCGGTCGGCCACGAGATCGACGTCACCCTGGCCGACCTCGCCGCCGACTGCCGCGCCGCCACGCCGACGGCGGCGGCTGCGATGGTCGTGCCCGAGGCGCGTCAGCTCGCCGCGCTGCTGTCGCGGCGCGCCGATGCCATGGCGGCGGCGCTGTTGTCGTCGCTGCGCCGCGGCCGCGAGCGGGTGACGGCGCTGGCGCGCCACGTGCGCGATCCGCGGCAGACGCTGGTTCGCCAGCGCCTGCGCATCGACGAGCTCGCCGACCGCGGCGCCCGGGGCATCGCCGGCACCCTGCGCGCCGCCCGGGCACGGCTGGCGGCCGCCGCCGAGCGGCTGCAGGCGCTCAGCCCGCTCGCCGTGCTCGAACGCGGCTACGCCATCGCCCATCGCGGCGACGACGGGCAGGTGGTGCGCAGCGCGGCGGAGATCGCGCCCGGCGACGAGCTGGACGTGCGCTTCCGCCGCGGCGCCGCCCGGGTGCGCGTCGAGCGGGTCGAACAGGAAGGCGGAATCGGGACCGCGACCGGCAGAGGAGGATGA
- a CDS encoding polyprenyl synthetase family protein: MSALESYLAPRRQRIEAALEALFPVHPPHPHRLIEAVRYSLLGGGKRLRPILALASCEAVGGDVDAALPFACALEMIHSYSLVHDDLPSMDDDALRRGRPTVHIAFGEGLAVLAGDALLTEAFAELLRAAERATAPLRALRAAREIAEAAGLRGMVGGQAADLAAEGADADLALVEFIHIRKTGALLLAAVRAGALVGGADESQLRALTRYGECLGLAFQVADDILDVEAPTMRTGKKVGRDGERRKATFPAVLGLPAAKARARELRGQALAAIDGFSSAADPLRALVRFVVDRAAGE; encoded by the coding sequence GTGAGCGCGCTCGAGTCCTATCTCGCGCCGCGCCGCCAGCGCATCGAAGCGGCGTTGGAAGCGCTGTTCCCGGTGCATCCGCCGCACCCGCATCGGCTCATCGAGGCGGTCCGCTACAGCCTGCTCGGCGGCGGCAAGCGGCTGCGCCCGATTCTCGCGCTGGCGTCGTGCGAGGCGGTGGGCGGCGATGTCGATGCGGCGCTGCCGTTCGCCTGCGCGCTGGAGATGATCCACAGCTACTCGTTGGTCCACGATGACCTACCGAGCATGGACGACGACGCCCTGCGGCGCGGCCGGCCGACGGTCCACATCGCCTTCGGCGAGGGGCTGGCGGTGCTCGCGGGCGACGCGCTCCTCACCGAGGCGTTCGCCGAGCTGCTGCGCGCCGCCGAGCGGGCGACCGCGCCGCTGCGAGCCCTGCGGGCGGCGCGCGAGATCGCCGAGGCGGCTGGCCTGCGCGGCATGGTCGGCGGTCAGGCGGCGGACCTGGCAGCGGAGGGGGCTGACGCGGACCTGGCGCTGGTCGAGTTCATCCACATCCGCAAGACCGGGGCGCTGCTGCTGGCCGCCGTGCGGGCCGGGGCGCTGGTTGGCGGCGCCGACGAGTCGCAACTGCGGGCGCTGACCCGCTACGGCGAGTGTCTCGGGCTCGCCTTCCAGGTCGCCGACGACATCCTCGACGTCGAGGCGCCGACGATGCGGACCGGCAAGAAGGTCGGTCGTGACGGCGAGCGCCGGAAGGCGACCTTTCCCGCCGTGCTCGGTCTGCCGGCCGCCAAGGCGCGCGCGCGCGAGCTGCGGGGCCAAGCGCTGGCCGCGATCGACGGCTTCTCGAGCGCGGCCGATCCGCTGCGGGCCCTTGTGCGCTTCGTCGTCGATCGGGCGGCAGGCGAGTGA
- a CDS encoding TlyA family RNA methyltransferase, with product MSRERLDKLLVDRGHAGSRERARALIMAGAVRVADRIVDKAGTLVADDAEVSVAGSDLPYVSRGGVKLAGALDALGIDVGGRLVLDVGASTGGFTDCVLQRGARGVIAVDVGYGQLAWSLRQDPRVTLLERCNVRHLEARRLPASPDFAVVDASFISLTLILPRIAELLAPGSVIVALVKPQFEVGKGQVGKGGVVRDPALHAAAVARIRAAAQSLGLTVLGECVSPIMGPKGNREFFLALRTP from the coding sequence GTGAGTCGCGAGCGCCTCGACAAGCTGCTGGTCGATCGCGGCCACGCCGGCAGCCGCGAGCGCGCCCGGGCGTTGATCATGGCCGGCGCGGTGCGGGTCGCCGATCGGATCGTCGACAAGGCCGGGACGCTGGTCGCGGACGACGCGGAGGTGAGCGTCGCCGGCAGCGACCTGCCGTACGTCAGCCGCGGCGGGGTGAAGCTCGCCGGCGCGCTCGACGCCCTGGGGATCGATGTCGGCGGCCGCCTGGTGCTCGACGTCGGCGCCTCCACCGGTGGCTTCACCGATTGCGTCCTGCAGCGCGGCGCCCGCGGCGTCATCGCCGTCGACGTCGGCTACGGCCAACTCGCCTGGTCGCTGCGCCAGGACCCGCGCGTCACCCTCCTCGAGCGCTGCAACGTCCGCCACCTCGAGGCGCGGCGGCTGCCGGCATCCCCGGACTTCGCCGTCGTCGACGCCTCCTTCATCTCCCTGACCCTGATCCTGCCGCGCATCGCGGAGTTGCTCGCCCCCGGCAGCGTCATCGTCGCGCTCGTCAAACCCCAGTTCGAGGTCGGCAAGGGACAGGTGGGGAAGGGCGGGGTCGTGCGCGATCCGGCCCTGCACGCGGCGGCGGTGGCGCGGATACGCGCCGCGGCGCAATCGCTCGGCCTCACGGTGCTGGGGGAGTGCGTCTCCCCGATCATGGGCCCCAAGGGCAACCGGGAATTCTTTCTCGCCCTGCGCACCCCCTAG
- a CDS encoding exodeoxyribonuclease VII small subunit, translating to MTTDDDEPLRFEDGMAQLETLVARLEAGDLALEEALQAFESGVGLVRVLNDQLTQAEQRVEILTRGADGQSRRRLADDDEL from the coding sequence ATGACGACCGACGACGACGAACCGCTGCGCTTCGAGGATGGGATGGCGCAACTGGAGACGCTGGTGGCGCGGCTCGAGGCCGGCGACCTGGCGCTCGAGGAGGCGCTGCAGGCATTCGAATCCGGCGTCGGGCTGGTCCGGGTGCTCAACGACCAGCTCACGCAGGCCGAGCAGCGGGTCGAGATCCTGACCCGCGGCGCCGACGGCCAATCGCGCCGGCGCCTGGCGGACGACGACGAGCTGTGA
- a CDS encoding divergent polysaccharide deacetylase family protein, with the protein MALRGDRPPIGIAWIVTWPLSAVLAAAVFLSASELQHSFRSTEAAAPRETSGEWNARLPARIAAVDAALRKSPLRLAAPIEDERGAGPLRFKHRTYEIQLTRAEQARAEAAIDAVRAADPGLVLRTVQNADDTEVRIGIDGLEISAVRFLWRENPRARPRVAVLIGPFGDDLRLARQVIEMIDAPIVLGIDPRRPFAAQVAELGGMFERESVLEFRAPPPPLPTPTAGEDPFVTPPPRPRPPPPPDLAAGLNAVPKAVAAAWIGDGPSVPRADRGLLTAAEQRELPFLGDRGDKRPSALPVPIALVEDPKRPEALTEQLQKVADAARKYGRAVAIAAPTDATIDALQATLPQWRQSDLEVVPMSALVVAVAATPVAEPTAEAAAAGGGRRQAAAPATGPIEDSEAH; encoded by the coding sequence ATGGCCCTGCGCGGCGACCGTCCGCCGATCGGCATCGCCTGGATCGTCACCTGGCCGCTCAGCGCCGTGCTGGCGGCCGCGGTGTTCCTGAGCGCGTCCGAGCTCCAGCACTCGTTCCGCAGCACGGAAGCGGCGGCGCCGCGCGAGACCAGCGGCGAATGGAACGCGCGCCTGCCGGCGCGCATTGCCGCGGTCGACGCCGCCCTGCGCAAGAGCCCGCTCCGCCTGGCGGCGCCGATCGAGGACGAGCGCGGCGCTGGGCCGCTGCGCTTCAAGCATCGCACCTACGAGATCCAACTGACGCGCGCCGAACAGGCGCGCGCCGAGGCGGCGATCGACGCGGTGCGCGCCGCCGATCCCGGTCTGGTGCTGCGCACGGTGCAGAACGCCGACGACACCGAGGTGCGGATCGGCATCGACGGCCTCGAGATCTCGGCGGTCCGCTTTCTGTGGCGGGAGAACCCGCGGGCGCGACCCCGGGTGGCGGTCCTGATCGGGCCATTCGGCGACGACCTCCGCCTGGCGCGGCAGGTCATCGAGATGATCGACGCGCCGATCGTGCTCGGCATCGACCCGCGGCGGCCGTTCGCGGCCCAGGTCGCCGAGCTGGGCGGCATGTTCGAGCGCGAATCGGTACTCGAGTTCCGCGCTCCGCCGCCGCCGCTGCCGACGCCGACCGCGGGCGAGGACCCCTTCGTGACCCCGCCGCCGCGGCCGCGACCGCCGCCACCGCCCGACCTCGCGGCCGGGCTGAACGCGGTGCCGAAGGCGGTGGCCGCGGCCTGGATCGGCGATGGTCCCTCGGTGCCCCGAGCCGACCGCGGCCTGCTCACGGCGGCGGAACAGCGCGAGTTGCCCTTCCTCGGTGACCGCGGCGACAAGCGGCCGTCGGCGTTGCCGGTGCCGATCGCGCTGGTCGAGGATCCGAAGCGGCCGGAGGCGCTCACCGAACAGCTCCAGAAGGTGGCCGACGCCGCCCGCAAGTACGGACGCGCGGTGGCGATCGCGGCGCCCACCGACGCGACGATCGACGCCCTGCAGGCGACCCTGCCGCAATGGCGACAGAGCGATCTCGAGGTGGTGCCGATGTCGGCGCTCGTGGTCGCCGTGGCGGCGACGCCGGTCGCCGAGCCGACGGCGGAGGCGGCGGCGGCCGGTGGCGGCCGCAGGCAGGCGGCCGCGCCGGCCACGGGGCCGATCGAGGATTCGGAGGCGCACTGA